In Neovison vison isolate M4711 chromosome 14, ASM_NN_V1, whole genome shotgun sequence, the following proteins share a genomic window:
- the FLYWCH2 gene encoding FLYWCH family member 2, with protein sequence MPLPEPSEQDSESVKSGQEPSPESSQPSTDVVPAAPRKPRKFSKLVLLTASKDSAKVAGAKRKGVHCVMSLGVPAPATLARALLKIHPEAQRAIEAPPQEPEQKRSKPDIDGKEDARLAGQSAPRTEVVGEEPTADAVMPNTLL encoded by the exons ATGCCCCTGCCGGAGCCCAGCGAGCAGGACAGTGAGAGTGTGAAGTCTGGCCAGGAGCCGTCCCCGGAGTCCTCTCAGCCAAGCACAGATGTCGTCCCCGCTGCACCCAGGAAGCCCAGAAAGTTCTCCAAACTGGTCCTGCTGACGGCCTCTAAGGACAGTGCCAAGGTGGCAGGGGCCAAGCGCAAAGGAGTACACTGCGTCATGTCCCTGGGGGTGCCCGCCCCTGCCACCCTCGCTAGAGCCCTCCTCAAGATCCATCCTGAGGCTCAGAGGGCCATCGAGGCGCCCCCCCAGGAGCCTGAGCAGAAACGCAGCAAGCCAGACATAG ACGGAAAAGAAGATGCAAGGTTGGCAGGGCAGTCTGCCCCCAGGAccgaggtggtgggggaggagcccACCGCAGATGCCGTCATGCCCAACACGCTCCTGTAA